Proteins found in one Cricetulus griseus strain 17A/GY chromosome X, alternate assembly CriGri-PICRH-1.0, whole genome shotgun sequence genomic segment:
- the Slitrk2 gene encoding SLIT and NTRK-like protein 2 isoform X2 gives MLSSIWFLSVLTVAGILQTESRKTAKDICKIRCLCEEKENVLNINCENKGFTTVSLLQPPQYRIYQLFLNGNLLTRLYPNEFVNYSNAVTLHLGNNGLQEIRPGAFSGLKTLKRLHLNNNKLEVLREDTFLGLESLEYLQADYNYISTIEAGAFSKLNKLKVLILNDNLLLSLPSNVFRFVLLTHLDLRGNRLKVMPFAGVLEHIGGIMEIQLEENPWNCTCDLLPLKAWLDTITVFVGEIVCETPFRLHGKDVTQLTRQDLCPRKSATGDSSPRSSHSDTHVQRLSPTMNPAVNPTRAPKASRPPKMRNRPTPRVTVSKDRQSFGPIMVYQTKSPMALTCPSSCVCTSQSSDNGLNVNCQERKFTNISDLQPKPTSPKKLYLTGNYLQTVYKNDLLEYSSLDLLHLGNNRIAVIQEGAFTNLTSLRRLYLNGNYLEVLYPSMFDGLQSLQYLYLEYNVIKEIKPLTFDALINLQLLFLNNNLLRSLPDNIFGGTALTRLNLRNNHFSHLPVKGVLDQLPAFIQIDLQENPWDCTCDIMGLKDWTEHANSPVIINEVTCESPAKHAGEILKFLGREAICPDNPNLSDGTILSMNHNTDTPRSLSVSPSSYPELHTEVPLSVLILGLLVVFILSVCFGAGLFVFVLKRRKGVPTVPRSANNLDVSSFHLQYGSYNTETNDKADGHVYNYIPPPVGQMCQNPIYMQKEGDPVAYYRNLQDFSYGNLEEKKEEPATLAYTISATELLEKQTTPREPELLYQNIAERVKELPSAGLVHYNFCTLPKRQFAPSYESRRQNQDRINKTVLYGTPRKCFVGQSKPDHPLLQAKPQSEPDYLEVLEKQTAISQL, from the coding sequence ATGCTGAGCAGCATTTGGTTCCTCAGTGTGTTAACCGTGGCCGGGATCTTACAGACGGAGAGCCGCAAAACTGCCAAAGACATTTGCAAGATCCGCTGCCTGTGCGAAGAGAAGGAAAACGTACTGAATATTAACTGTGAAAACAAAGGATTTACAACTGTCAGCTTGCTCCAACCCCCCCAGTATCGCATCTATCAGCTGTTTCTCAACGGAAACCTCTTGACCAGACTGTATCCAAACGAATTTGTTAATTACTCAAACGCAGTGACTCTTCATCTAGGTAACAATGGGTTGCAGGAGATCCGGCCAGGGGCATTTAGCGGTCTGAAGACCCTCAAGAGACTGCACCTCAATAACAACAAACTGGAGGTATTGAGAGAGGACACTTTTCTAGGCCTAGAGAGCCTGGAGTATCTCCAAGCTGACTACAATTACATCAGCACCATTGAGGCAGGGGCATTCAGCAAACTGAATAAGCTCAAAGTGCTCATCTTGAATGACAACCTTTTGCTGTCTCTGCCCAGTAATGTGTTTCGGTTTGTCCTGCTAACTCACTTAGACCTGAGGGGAAACAGGTTGAAAGTAATGCCTTTTGCTGGTGTCCTTGAACATATTGGAGGAATCATGGAAATTCAGCTGGAAGAAAACCCATGGAATTGTACCTGTGACCTACTTCCACTCAAGGCATGGCTGGACACCATTACTGTTTTTGTTGGGGAGATTGTCTGTGAAACTCCTTTCAGGTTACATGGGAAAGATGTGACCCAACTGACCAGACAGGACCTCTGTCCCAGAAAAAGCGCAACTGGTGATTCTAGTCCGAGGAGCAGTCATTCAGACACTCATGTCCAAAGGCTGTCTCCTACAATGAATCCTGCTGTCAATCCCACCAGGGCCCCAAAAGCAAGCCGGCCACCCAAAATGAGAAATCGTCCAACTCCACGAGTGACTGTGTCAAAAGACCGACAGAGCTTTGGCCCGATCATGGTGTACCAGACCAAGTCCCCCATGGCCCTCACCTGTCCCAGCAGCTGTGTCTGTACCTCTCAGAGCTCAGACAACGGTCTAAATGTTAACTGCCAAGAAAGGAAGTTCACTAACATCTCTGACCTGCAGCCCAAGCCTACTAGTCCAAAGAAACTCTACCTAACAGGGAACTATCTCCAAACAGTGTATAAGAATGACCTCTTAGAATACAGTTCACTGGATTTGTTGCATTTAGGAAACAACAGAATTGCAGTCATTCAGGAAGGTGCCTTTACAAATCTGACCAGTTTACGCAGACTTTATCTAAATGGCAATTACCTTGAAGTGCTGTATCCTTCTATGTTTGATGGACTGCAGAGCTTGCAGTATCTCTATTTAGAGTATAATGTCATTAAGGAGATTAAGCCTCTGACCTTTGATGCTTTGATTAACCTCCAGCTCCTGTTTCTGAACAACAACCTGCTGCGGTCCTTACCTGATAATATTTTTGGGGGCACAGCCCTCACCAGGCTGAATCTGAGAAACAATCATTTTTCACACCTGCCTGTGAAAGGAGTTCTGGACCAGCTTCCTGCTTTTATCCAGATAGATCTGCAAGAGAATCCATGGGACTGCACCTGTGACATCATGGGGCTAAAGGACTGGACCGAACATGCCAATTCTCCTGTCATCATCAATGAGGTGACTTGTGAGTCTCCCGCTAAGCATGCAGGGGAGATATTGAAATTCCTGGGAAGGGAGGCTATTTGTCCAGATAACCCTAACTTGTCAGATGGGACTATTTTATCAATGAATcacaacacagacacacctaGGTCACTTAGTGTGTCTCCCAGTTCTTACCCTGAGCTACACACTGAAGTTCCACTTTCTGTCTTAATTTTAGGATTGCTTGTTGTTTtcatcctgtctgtctgttttgggGCGGGGTTGTTCGTCTTTGTTCTGAAACGTCGAAAGGGGGTGCCAACTGTTCCCAGGAGTGCCAACAACTTAGATGTAAGTTCCTTCCACTTACAATATGGGTCttacaacacagaaacaaatgacaaAGCTGATGGTCACGTCTATAACTACATCCCCCCACCTGTGGGTCAGATGTGCCAAAACCCCATCTACATGCAAAAGGAAGGAGACCCAGTAGCCTATTACAGAAACCTGCAGGATTTCAGCTATGGCAAcctggaggagaaaaaagaagaaccaGCCACACTTGCTTATACAATAAGTGCCACTGAGTTGCTGGAAAAGCAGACCACACCAAGAGAGCCTGAGCTGCTGTATCAGAATATCGCTGAGCGAGTTAAGGAACTCCCCAGTGCAGGCCTAGTCCACTATAACTTTTGTACCTTACCTAAAAGGCAGTTTGCCCCTTCATATGAGTCTCGACGCCAAAACCAAGACAGAATCAATAAAACCGTTTTATATGGGACGCCCAGAAAATGCTTTGTGGGGCAGTCAAAGCCAGACCACCCTTTACTGCAAGCTAAGCCGCAATCAGAACCAGACTACCTCGAAGTTCTGGAAAAACAAACTGCAATCAGTCAGCTGTGA